One window from the genome of Bradyrhizobium xenonodulans encodes:
- a CDS encoding sigma-54 interaction domain-containing protein: MPASSTSISDPAYLRARAMETLFERLENLCEGAIAIDRGGRVVYVNEKYLASLGLKQTFEAIGRPIEEVIPNSLMRKVAETGEPILLDIMELGGEQLVVTRMPIEDENGKVIGAIGFVLYDHLESLKPLLARVAQLESDLRLARRQLSNARAARFTFADFVGTSPGIAQAKELANRAARQSVTVLLTGETGTGKEMLAQAIHNASSRAEKPFVSVNVAAVPDTLIESEFFGTAPGAYTGADRRGREGKFRIADGGTLFLDEIGEMPLQLQAKLLRALQEREIEPLGSDKVSRVDVRVVAATNVDLRKRVSDGTFRPDLYYRLNVLSIDLPPLRQCLDDLPDICARLLEDISASGDYVSARITPSALAALARYDWPGNVRELRNILERALILSDSGRLTGDDVARILPVGAELRSAAPARPAGLVVPYAEAEAEFEKHTLEQALAASNGQISEAARMLRISRATFYKKLAKFGLAAGPASV, from the coding sequence ATGCCTGCCTCTTCCACCTCCATCAGCGATCCCGCCTATCTCCGCGCACGCGCGATGGAGACGCTGTTCGAGCGGCTGGAGAACCTCTGCGAGGGCGCAATCGCGATCGATCGCGGCGGGCGGGTCGTCTACGTCAACGAAAAATACCTCGCCTCGCTCGGCCTCAAGCAGACCTTCGAGGCGATCGGCCGGCCGATCGAGGAGGTCATTCCGAACAGCCTGATGCGGAAGGTGGCCGAGACCGGCGAGCCGATCCTGCTCGACATCATGGAGCTCGGCGGCGAGCAGCTCGTCGTCACCCGCATGCCGATCGAGGACGAGAACGGCAAGGTGATCGGCGCGATCGGCTTCGTGCTTTACGACCACCTCGAAAGCCTCAAGCCGCTGCTCGCCCGCGTCGCCCAGCTCGAGAGCGATCTGCGGCTGGCGCGCCGGCAATTGTCCAACGCCCGCGCGGCCCGCTTCACCTTCGCCGACTTCGTCGGCACCTCGCCGGGAATCGCGCAGGCCAAGGAGCTCGCAAACCGTGCCGCGCGGCAGAGCGTCACGGTACTCCTCACCGGCGAGACCGGAACCGGCAAGGAAATGCTGGCGCAGGCCATTCACAACGCGTCATCCCGCGCGGAGAAGCCGTTCGTCAGCGTCAATGTCGCCGCGGTCCCGGACACGCTGATCGAATCCGAATTCTTCGGCACCGCGCCGGGCGCCTATACCGGCGCCGACCGACGGGGCCGCGAGGGCAAATTCCGTATCGCCGACGGCGGCACGCTGTTCCTCGACGAGATCGGCGAGATGCCGCTGCAATTGCAGGCCAAGCTGCTGCGCGCGCTCCAGGAGCGCGAGATCGAGCCGCTCGGCTCCGACAAGGTCTCCAGGGTCGACGTGCGCGTGGTTGCCGCCACCAATGTGGACCTGCGCAAGCGCGTCAGCGACGGCACGTTCCGGCCCGACCTCTACTATCGCCTCAACGTGCTCTCGATCGACCTGCCGCCGCTGCGCCAGTGCCTGGACGATCTTCCTGATATCTGCGCCCGGCTGCTCGAGGACATCAGCGCGTCCGGCGACTATGTCAGCGCCAGGATCACGCCGAGCGCGCTCGCCGCGCTTGCGCGCTACGACTGGCCGGGCAACGTCCGCGAGCTCCGCAACATCCTGGAGCGCGCGCTGATCCTCAGCGATTCCGGGCGGCTGACCGGCGACGACGTCGCGCGCATTCTTCCCGTCGGCGCCGAACTCAGGTCCGCAGCGCCGGCGCGCCCGGCCGGACTCGTCGTGCCCTACGCCGAGGCCGAGGCGGAGTTCGAGAAGCACACGCTCGAACAGGCGCTCGCCGCCAGCAACGGCCAGATCTCCGAGGCCGCCAGGATGCTGCGGATCTCGCGCGCGACCTTCTACAAGAAGCTCGCCAAGTTCGGCCTCGCCGCCGGACCCGCCTCCGTCTGA
- a CDS encoding MFS transporter, protein MSEAITVHQLQAKQPSHVTVATASLIGTAIEWYDFFLYGTAAALIFNKLFFPTFDPMMGTLLAFATYALGFIARPLGGVVFGHYGDKIGRKTMLYLTLLIMGAATAAIGFLPTYETAGIGAAILLVTCRLVQGFGLGGEWGGAVLMAVEHAPADRRGFYGSWPQLGAPLGLVLGTLVFSVVSAMLTDAQLLAWGWRIPFLFSIALVLVGLWIRFTIAESPEFQKVKDSKQDVKMPIVEAIRMYPKNILLAMGARFAENGFFYIYATFVLAYATQSLGMNKQDMLNGVLIGAAIETFTIPAFGALSDKVGRRPIYIFGAVFSALMSFPLFMLLATKNPQYAWIAIVLGLAIGHAAMYGPQASFLSELFGTKVRYSGVSLGYNLASIFAGALSPLIATGLMTAYAPATWPISLYMIALALITIVSVYFATETRKIVQT, encoded by the coding sequence ATGAGTGAAGCGATCACGGTTCATCAGCTTCAGGCCAAGCAGCCCTCGCACGTCACGGTCGCCACCGCGAGCCTGATCGGCACGGCCATCGAGTGGTATGACTTCTTCCTCTACGGCACCGCCGCGGCGCTGATCTTCAACAAGCTGTTCTTCCCGACCTTCGATCCCATGATGGGCACGCTGCTGGCGTTTGCGACCTACGCGCTCGGCTTCATCGCCCGCCCGCTCGGCGGCGTCGTGTTCGGCCATTACGGCGACAAGATCGGCCGCAAGACCATGCTTTATCTGACGCTGCTCATCATGGGCGCTGCGACCGCAGCGATCGGATTTTTGCCGACCTATGAGACCGCCGGCATCGGGGCCGCGATTCTGCTCGTCACCTGCCGGCTGGTCCAGGGTTTTGGACTTGGCGGCGAATGGGGCGGCGCGGTGCTGATGGCGGTCGAGCACGCGCCTGCGGACAGACGCGGCTTTTACGGCAGCTGGCCGCAGCTCGGGGCGCCGCTCGGCCTCGTGCTCGGCACGCTGGTGTTCTCGGTGGTGTCCGCGATGCTGACCGACGCCCAGCTCCTGGCCTGGGGCTGGCGCATCCCGTTCCTGTTCTCGATCGCGCTGGTGCTGGTCGGCCTTTGGATCCGCTTCACCATCGCGGAATCGCCGGAGTTCCAGAAGGTCAAGGACAGCAAGCAGGACGTGAAGATGCCGATCGTCGAGGCGATCCGGATGTATCCCAAGAACATCCTGCTCGCGATGGGCGCGCGCTTTGCCGAAAACGGCTTCTTCTACATCTACGCGACCTTCGTGCTGGCTTATGCGACGCAATCGCTCGGCATGAACAAGCAGGACATGCTCAACGGCGTGCTGATCGGCGCGGCGATCGAGACCTTCACCATCCCCGCCTTCGGCGCGCTCTCCGACAAGGTCGGGCGGCGGCCGATCTACATCTTCGGCGCGGTGTTCTCGGCGCTGATGTCGTTCCCGCTGTTCATGCTGCTGGCGACCAAGAACCCGCAATATGCCTGGATCGCGATCGTGCTCGGTCTCGCCATCGGCCATGCCGCGATGTACGGCCCGCAGGCGAGCTTCCTGTCGGAGCTGTTCGGCACCAAGGTGCGCTATAGCGGCGTCTCGCTCGGCTACAACCTCGCCTCGATCTTCGCCGGCGCGCTGTCGCCGCTGATCGCGACCGGATTGATGACGGCCTACGCGCCGGCAACCTGGCCGATCTCGCTCTACATGATCGCGCTGGCGCTCATCACCATCGTGTCGGTCTATTTCGCCACCGAAACACGCAAGATAGTTCAGACCTGA